The Candidatus Hydrogenedentota bacterium genome has a segment encoding these proteins:
- a CDS encoding PAS domain S-box protein, whose protein sequence is MNLLGKFTLALLVCGLAPLLLGTLFTHTITKRALEDTGSLAREALESQAEDYIAAIVTAEKLHLDTFVRGLENETRLLSQSHHLKTLLERDEFYEAAAALSALPGTMASRREALINWYRANPPQVPPAGPNGVAPDAETFVDALSPAGVVLQYHYLVATRTEPAPPPPPPPARGPDAMPYADVHGRMHAFWMEMLQQLGYVDILLVDGERGDVVYSAAKNVDFGASLVRGPLAGTHAADAYREAWEGHPRTVVFKDVAPYFPAGGANVCFVAAPVFVQGEKKGVVLFAFGIERFDAILGTMSVLQGRGRVYLVGPDYQPRGGVAAALLEEARPPGPNPVRIDIGPVRTVFHLGQQGCGVYNDLNGNPALIAFTPIEILGTTWALVAQVDPAEAFAAVRQMEETSRRTVRRMLYMSDAIVLAAILVLCFVADYLAKPIVRPLRSTVAILKGMLQGEDALNQRLVVRGKDEVAELASSFNRFMDKVQMLYGSLESEVRERKRAQEEVERRQQYYKALIEYAPDVIVVLDRNQSTRFVSPSFERTLGYAPGEFVGTDLFGKVHPDDRARVQRAAREAIEQPGEPTLIEYRFQHKDGRWVDVAAIGTSRLEDENIAGTVINLRDVTKTKEAERILREYSATLERDVAERTLQLERNRDELARALEELQATQNQLVLNEKMASLGALTAGIAHEIKNPLNFVTNFAELTSELTAELREEIGGLGTAIAAERREQLEELLAAIEQNTRKIQEHGKRADNIVRAMLLHSRGKKDEKQKVDVNALLDEYVQLSYHGMRAQDAAFNITLNLEFDPSLPEVEAVPQDLARVFLNILNNGCFAAHQRKLREGDGFRPELTVATSHESDMVTVRIRDNGDGIPDAIRDKIFTPFFTTKPAGKGTGLGLSISFDIVVQEHHGELRVESTPGEYTEFILRLPVTTPSQKAAN, encoded by the coding sequence ATGAATCTACTCGGTAAGTTTACGCTCGCACTTCTCGTCTGCGGCCTGGCCCCGCTGCTGCTGGGGACGCTCTTCACCCACACGATCACGAAGCGCGCGCTCGAGGACACGGGATCCCTGGCCCGGGAAGCGCTGGAATCCCAGGCCGAGGACTACATCGCGGCCATCGTGACGGCGGAGAAGCTGCATCTCGACACCTTCGTTCGCGGGCTGGAGAATGAAACGCGGCTTCTGAGCCAATCCCATCACCTCAAAACCCTGCTGGAGCGGGACGAGTTCTACGAAGCCGCGGCGGCGCTTTCGGCGTTGCCGGGCACCATGGCGTCGCGCCGCGAAGCCCTGATCAACTGGTACCGCGCCAATCCGCCGCAAGTTCCGCCCGCGGGGCCGAATGGCGTCGCGCCGGACGCCGAGACCTTTGTCGACGCCCTCTCCCCCGCCGGTGTCGTATTGCAATACCACTACCTTGTCGCCACCCGAACGGAACCGGCGCCCCCACCGCCGCCGCCTCCCGCTCGCGGGCCGGATGCCATGCCCTACGCCGATGTACACGGGCGGATGCACGCCTTCTGGATGGAGATGCTCCAGCAGCTTGGCTATGTGGACATCTTGCTGGTGGACGGCGAGCGGGGCGACGTGGTCTATTCCGCCGCGAAGAATGTGGATTTCGGGGCCTCCCTGGTGCGCGGCCCGCTGGCCGGCACGCACGCGGCGGATGCCTACCGCGAGGCGTGGGAGGGCCACCCGCGGACCGTGGTGTTCAAGGATGTCGCGCCGTACTTTCCCGCGGGCGGCGCCAATGTCTGTTTCGTGGCGGCGCCGGTCTTTGTGCAGGGCGAGAAAAAGGGCGTGGTGCTGTTTGCGTTCGGGATCGAGCGCTTCGACGCGATTCTCGGCACGATGTCGGTGCTGCAGGGCCGGGGGCGCGTTTATCTCGTGGGGCCGGACTACCAGCCGCGGGGCGGGGTCGCCGCCGCGCTGCTGGAGGAGGCGCGCCCGCCGGGTCCGAATCCGGTCCGCATCGATATTGGCCCGGTGCGCACCGTGTTTCACCTGGGCCAGCAGGGTTGTGGCGTGTACAACGACCTGAACGGGAATCCGGCGCTCATCGCGTTCACGCCGATCGAGATTCTGGGCACGACCTGGGCCCTGGTGGCGCAGGTGGATCCCGCCGAGGCCTTTGCCGCGGTCCGGCAGATGGAGGAAACCTCCCGGCGCACGGTCCGGCGCATGCTGTACATGAGTGACGCCATTGTGCTGGCGGCTATTCTTGTTCTCTGCTTCGTTGCCGACTACCTGGCCAAGCCGATTGTGCGGCCGCTGCGATCCACCGTGGCGATTCTCAAGGGCATGCTGCAGGGGGAGGATGCGCTGAACCAGCGGCTGGTGGTGCGGGGCAAGGACGAGGTCGCGGAGCTCGCGAGCTCGTTCAACCGCTTCATGGACAAGGTGCAGATGCTTTACGGGTCGCTCGAGAGCGAGGTGCGGGAGCGCAAGCGGGCGCAGGAGGAAGTGGAACGGCGCCAGCAGTATTACAAGGCGCTGATTGAATACGCGCCGGACGTAATTGTGGTGCTGGATCGGAACCAGTCTACCCGCTTCGTAAGCCCTTCCTTCGAGCGCACGCTTGGCTACGCGCCCGGGGAGTTCGTGGGAACGGACCTGTTCGGCAAGGTCCATCCGGATGATCGCGCCCGGGTGCAGCGCGCGGCCCGGGAAGCCATTGAGCAGCCCGGGGAACCGACGCTTATCGAATACCGGTTTCAGCATAAGGACGGCCGGTGGGTGGACGTTGCGGCGATCGGCACGAGCCGCCTGGAGGACGAGAACATTGCGGGCACCGTAATCAACCTGCGCGATGTGACGAAAACGAAGGAGGCGGAACGGATCCTCCGGGAATACAGCGCGACCTTGGAGCGGGACGTGGCGGAGCGCACACTCCAGCTTGAGCGGAATCGCGATGAACTCGCGCGGGCGCTGGAAGAGCTGCAGGCGACGCAGAATCAGCTTGTCCTGAATGAAAAGATGGCGTCGCTGGGCGCGCTGACCGCGGGTATTGCGCACGAGATCAAGAACCCACTGAATTTCGTGACCAATTTCGCGGAACTTACGTCGGAACTTACCGCCGAGTTGCGGGAGGAGATCGGCGGGCTGGGCACGGCCATCGCGGCGGAGCGCCGGGAACAGCTGGAGGAATTGCTCGCCGCCATCGAACAGAACACCCGCAAGATCCAGGAGCATGGCAAACGCGCGGACAACATTGTCCGGGCGATGCTGCTCCACTCGCGCGGCAAGAAAGACGAGAAACAGAAAGTCGACGTGAACGCGTTGCTCGATGAATATGTGCAGCTGTCCTACCACGGGATGCGCGCGCAGGACGCGGCGTTTAACATCACGCTGAACCTTGAATTCGATCCATCGCTGCCGGAGGTCGAAGCCGTTCCGCAGGATCTGGCCCGGGTGTTCCTGAATATATTGAACAACGGCTGCTTCGCGGCGCACCAGCGAAAATTGCGCGAGGGCGATGGCTTCCGGCCCGAGCTGACTGTCGCGACCTCGCATGAATCTGATATGGTAACGGTGCGCATCCGGGACAACGGCGACGGGATTCCGGATGCGATCCGGGACAAGATATTTACACCGTTTTTCACGACGAAACCGGCGGGTAAGGGAACCGGGCTGGGGCTTTCGATCAGCTTCGATATCGTGGTTCAGGAACATCATGGGGAGCTCCGGGTGGAATCGACTCCCGGCGAGTACACCGAGTTTATCCTTAGACTGCCCGTGACGACGCCGTCACAGAAGGCCGCCAACTGA